From Pararhodobacter zhoushanensis, the proteins below share one genomic window:
- the guaD gene encoding guanine deaminase, translating into MPDLLLGQTLTFTDDPFLSGPDAAQHERNGAVLIDGGRIQAVGPADVLRAQHPQATIHNYGSALISPGFIDAHAHYPQTGIIASWGKRLIDWLDTYTFPEESRFGDPAHAARAAETCLDLMLAQGTTTVCSFCTIHPESVDALFSAAQARGMRVLGGKTCMDRNAPDTLRDTAQAAYDQSKALLNRWHGVDRLSYVITPRFAPTSTPDQLAALGALWAEHPSVLMQTHLSEQHEEIAWVGDLFPQARDYLDVYESFGLLGRKALFGHAIHLTARERARLREVGAALVHCPTSNAFIGSGLFDMAGLKAEGQRVALATDIGGGSSFSMLRTMAAAYEIGQLGGTALHPAQLWWLATAGSAQALGLGDTIGTLRPGIEADLAIINLASTPAIAQRAARADNFWEALFPTLMMGDDRAITATWVAGKPTRPSLL; encoded by the coding sequence ATGCCCGACCTGCTCCTTGGCCAGACCCTGACCTTTACCGATGACCCGTTTCTGAGCGGCCCCGATGCCGCGCAGCATGAGCGCAACGGCGCTGTGCTGATCGACGGCGGCCGCATTCAGGCGGTCGGCCCGGCGGATGTGTTGCGCGCGCAGCATCCACAGGCGACGATCCACAACTATGGCTCCGCGCTGATTTCACCCGGGTTTATCGACGCCCACGCCCATTATCCGCAGACCGGCATCATCGCCAGCTGGGGCAAGCGGCTGATTGACTGGCTCGACACCTATACCTTCCCCGAAGAATCGCGCTTTGGCGACCCCGCCCATGCAGCGCGGGCCGCCGAGACCTGCCTCGACCTGATGCTGGCGCAGGGCACGACGACCGTGTGCAGCTTTTGCACCATCCATCCCGAAAGCGTCGACGCACTGTTTTCCGCCGCGCAGGCACGCGGCATGCGGGTGCTGGGCGGCAAGACCTGTATGGACCGCAACGCGCCCGACACGCTGCGCGACACGGCGCAGGCGGCCTATGACCAGTCCAAAGCCCTGCTGAACCGCTGGCACGGGGTCGACCGGCTGTCCTATGTGATCACCCCCCGCTTCGCGCCCACCTCGACGCCCGATCAGCTGGCGGCGCTGGGGGCGCTCTGGGCCGAGCACCCATCGGTGCTGATGCAGACGCATCTGAGCGAACAGCACGAGGAAATCGCCTGGGTCGGCGATCTTTTCCCGCAGGCGCGCGACTATCTCGACGTGTATGAAAGCTTCGGACTTCTGGGCCGGAAGGCTCTCTTTGGCCATGCCATTCACCTGACAGCGCGCGAACGCGCCCGCCTGCGTGAGGTCGGCGCGGCGCTGGTGCATTGCCCGACCTCGAACGCCTTCATCGGCTCGGGCCTGTTCGACATGGCAGGTCTCAAGGCTGAGGGACAGCGCGTCGCGCTTGCCACCGATATCGGCGGCGGCTCCAGCTTTTCGATGCTGCGCACGATGGCGGCGGCCTATGAGATCGGCCAGCTTGGCGGCACCGCCCTGCACCCGGCGCAGCTGTGGTGGCTGGCAACGGCGGGCTCGGCTCAGGCGCTGGGACTGGGTGACACCATCGGTACGCTGAGGCCGGGGATCGAGGCAGATCTGGCAATCATCAACCTCGCCTCGACCCCTGCCATCGCCCAACGCGCCGCCCGCGCTGACAACTTTTGGGAGGCGCTGTTTCCCACCCTCATGATGGGCGACGACCGGGCGATCACCGCCACCTGGGTGGCCGGCAAACCGACCCGCCCCTCTTTGCTCTGA
- the mgtE gene encoding magnesium transporter codes for MTEFDRDDKNARQTPEPGLPLPQDQRPEEESLSSERFDTVLEAVEAGDAEAIAAALEPMHPADISDMLEQISAGQRQALVTLYPEGIDGDVLSELEEGVREEVMDALPRQALAEAVRELDTDDVVDIIEDMEDHDQAFILGALESDDRAAVESSLAWPEGSAGRLMQSETVAVPQDWTVGQTIDHLRSAEWLPDQFYHVILVDERHRPTGYATLGRVLAAKRDVLMAAITEDSFRAIIATEEQSEVALMFNKYHLISTPVVDGSGRLVGAITIDDAMIVLDEEHEEDMLRMAGVGDESSLSDGVWDTLRQRFPWLAVNLVSANIAAGVIGMFEGTIALIVALAALMPIVASMGGNAGTQSLTVAVRALATRDLTPSNAGRVVRREIFVGLFNGLAFAVIMGGIAWALYGRDIWLGVVIAAAMVINLVVAALAGVLVPLVLSRLKLDPALASGTFVTTMTDVVGFFSFLGLATLVLV; via the coding sequence ATGACCGAGTTTGACCGCGACGACAAAAACGCACGCCAGACCCCCGAGCCCGGCCTCCCGCTGCCCCAGGATCAGCGGCCCGAGGAGGAGAGCCTGAGCTCGGAGCGGTTCGATACCGTGCTCGAGGCCGTTGAAGCGGGCGATGCCGAGGCGATTGCCGCCGCGCTCGAACCGATGCACCCGGCCGATATTTCCGACATGCTGGAACAGATCAGCGCCGGCCAGCGTCAGGCGCTGGTGACGCTGTATCCCGAGGGGATCGACGGCGACGTGCTGTCGGAGCTCGAAGAGGGCGTGCGCGAAGAGGTCATGGATGCGCTGCCCCGGCAGGCGCTGGCCGAGGCGGTGCGCGAGCTGGACACCGATGACGTCGTCGACATCATCGAGGACATGGAGGACCACGATCAGGCCTTCATTCTGGGCGCGCTGGAAAGCGACGACCGGGCCGCCGTCGAAAGCTCGCTGGCCTGGCCCGAGGGCTCGGCGGGGCGTCTCATGCAGTCCGAAACCGTCGCCGTGCCGCAAGACTGGACGGTGGGGCAGACCATCGACCATCTGCGCTCGGCCGAATGGTTGCCGGACCAGTTCTATCACGTCATTCTGGTCGACGAACGCCACCGCCCGACCGGCTATGCGACGCTGGGTCGGGTGCTGGCGGCCAAACGCGACGTGCTGATGGCCGCGATCACCGAAGACAGTTTCCGCGCCATCATCGCCACCGAAGAGCAAAGCGAGGTGGCGTTGATGTTCAACAAGTACCACCTGATCAGCACGCCGGTGGTCGACGGCTCGGGCCGGCTGGTCGGCGCGATCACCATCGACGATGCGATGATCGTGCTCGATGAAGAGCACGAAGAGGACATGCTGCGCATGGCCGGCGTCGGCGACGAATCCAGCCTGTCGGACGGTGTCTGGGACACGCTGCGCCAGCGCTTTCCGTGGCTGGCGGTGAACCTCGTGTCGGCCAATATCGCCGCCGGGGTGATCGGCATGTTCGAGGGCACGATCGCCCTGATCGTGGCGCTGGCCGCGCTGATGCCGATCGTGGCCTCGATGGGCGGCAATGCGGGCACGCAATCGCTGACCGTGGCCGTGCGGGCGCTGGCAACGCGGGATCTGACGCCTTCGAACGCCGGGCGGGTCGTGCGGCGTGAGATCTTTGTGGGCCTTTTCAACGGGCTGGCCTTTGCCGTGATCATGGGTGGCATCGCCTGGGCGCTCTATGGTCGCGACATCTGGCTGGGTGTCGTGATCGCGGCGGCGATGGTGATCAATCTGGTGGTCGCGGCGCTGGCCGGGGTCTTGGTGCCGCTGGTGCTGAGCCGCCTCAAGCTGGACCCGGCGCTGGCATCGGGCACGTTTGTCACCACGATGACGGATGTGGTCGGCTTCTTCTCGTTCCTTGGGCTGGCGACGCTGGTGCTGGTGTGA
- a CDS encoding 5-formyltetrahydrofolate cyclo-ligase: MNSVDLSKDAARKRAFAARKAVYRTGLDAAAQAHLRAALAEFGAVTVSGYLPIRTEIDPVPVMATLPGPVCVPVIPGAGQPLDFHLWTPDAILVDGPFGAKVPAEGIAVTPRVLIVPMLAFDKRGYRLGYGGGFYDRTLARLRAAGPVTALGFAFDAQEADEVPIDAYDQPLDGIVTESGLRRF; this comes from the coding sequence GTGAACAGCGTCGATCTGAGCAAGGACGCGGCGCGCAAACGCGCCTTTGCGGCGCGCAAGGCGGTATATCGCACCGGGCTGGACGCCGCCGCGCAGGCACATCTGCGCGCGGCACTGGCCGAGTTCGGCGCGGTGACGGTCTCGGGCTATCTGCCGATCCGCACCGAGATCGACCCGGTTCCGGTCATGGCCACACTGCCCGGTCCCGTCTGCGTGCCGGTCATTCCCGGCGCGGGTCAGCCGCTGGATTTTCATCTGTGGACGCCCGACGCCATTCTGGTGGATGGACCCTTCGGCGCGAAAGTGCCCGCCGAGGGCATAGCGGTGACGCCGCGCGTGCTGATCGTCCCCATGCTTGCCTTCGACAAACGTGGCTACCGGCTGGGCTATGGCGGCGGGTTCTATGACCGCACCTTGGCCAGACTGCGCGCCGCCGGGCCGGTCACTGCGCTGGGCTTTGCCTTTGACGCGCAGGAGGCGGATGAGGTGCCGATTGATGCCTATGACCAGCCGCTCGACGGGATCGTCACCGAAAGCGGGCTGCGGCGGTTCTAA
- a CDS encoding DUF2239 family protein: protein MTDVTAFRGPDRIAHGPLTQVAPVALAQGALEGAVLVLDDATGRIVDLDPRDWDGTPLTPRRGRPKLGVIPREVTLLQTDWDWLATQRGGASATLRRLVAAARTAEGGAAQRRDALYRAMQVLGGDRPGFEEATRALYAGDAAGVAAQIAAWPADLRTYLLERISAAGLG, encoded by the coding sequence ATGACCGATGTCACTGCCTTTCGCGGCCCCGACCGTATCGCCCATGGCCCGCTTACGCAGGTCGCCCCCGTTGCTTTGGCGCAGGGCGCGCTGGAGGGTGCCGTGCTGGTGCTCGACGATGCGACGGGCCGGATCGTGGATCTGGACCCGCGCGACTGGGACGGCACACCGCTCACCCCGCGCCGGGGACGGCCCAAGCTGGGCGTGATCCCGCGCGAGGTCACGCTGTTGCAGACGGATTGGGACTGGCTGGCGACGCAGCGTGGCGGGGCCTCGGCCACGCTGCGGCGGCTGGTGGCGGCGGCGCGCACGGCCGAAGGTGGCGCGGCCCAGCGCCGCGATGCCCTTTACCGGGCGATGCAGGTGCTGGGCGGCGACCGGCCGGGGTTCGAAGAGGCGACGCGGGCGCTTTATGCCGGGGACGCGGCGGGCGTGGCGGCGCAGATTGCCGCATGGCCTGCAGACCTGCGCACCTATCTGCTGGAGCGGATCAGCGCCGCCGGGCTGGGTTAG
- a CDS encoding GIY-YIG nuclease family protein → MDRQQRKAAQTDYRERKPQLGIYALRADGRVWVGASPTLDKIENRLRFTLSQGSHPNAALQAAAGQGYTFEVLEALDPETPALSRDRLLKQRLAHWLAQTGGQGI, encoded by the coding sequence ATGGACCGCCAACAGCGCAAAGCCGCCCAGACCGACTACCGCGAGCGCAAGCCGCAGCTGGGCATCTATGCCCTGCGCGCGGATGGGCGGGTCTGGGTCGGCGCCAGTCCGACGCTCGACAAGATCGAGAACCGGCTGCGCTTCACGCTGTCGCAGGGCAGCCACCCCAACGCCGCGCTGCAGGCGGCAGCGGGGCAGGGGTATACGTTCGAGGTGCTCGAAGCGCTGGATCCCGAGACCCCGGCACTGTCGCGTGACCGGCTTCTCAAGCAGCGGCTGGCGCATTGGCTGGCACAAACCGGCGGACAAGGGATCTGA
- a CDS encoding mandelate racemase/muconate lactonizing enzyme family protein codes for MRLTRLETFHNEFVCFVKATAEDGTIGWGQTATYNADITAAVFHRQIAPWALGQDCTEIPALLARIERAEHKFPGSYRNRALAGLDTALWDMAGKRAGLPVAVLIGGSAGLVRAYASSMRRDLTPQDEAERLTRLCAEQGFTAAKFRIGAECGQDVDQWPGRTEAVIPAVTGALKGLETLVDANSGFSVARAIAVGRMLQDHGVGHYEEPVPWWDHTATARVTAALEIDVAGGEQDVEVSGFARMIAQKTVDVIQPDVMYLGGLTKTLHVCGLAATAGVPVTPHAANLGLVTMATMHLLRAIPNAGKYLEFSIEGDDYYPWQRDLFLGDPFAVEAGHLRVSDAPGWGIEVNPAWLEQAIYQDAGAGEQTAYAKLYHGTMAQGL; via the coding sequence ATGCGCCTGACCCGGCTTGAGACTTTTCACAACGAATTCGTCTGCTTCGTCAAAGCCACGGCCGAGGATGGCACCATCGGCTGGGGTCAGACCGCGACCTATAACGCCGACATCACCGCCGCCGTCTTTCACCGCCAGATCGCGCCTTGGGCGCTGGGGCAGGACTGCACCGAAATCCCCGCCCTGCTGGCCCGGATCGAGCGGGCCGAGCATAAATTCCCCGGCAGCTACCGCAACCGGGCACTGGCCGGGCTGGACACGGCGTTGTGGGACATGGCGGGCAAGCGCGCGGGCCTGCCGGTGGCGGTGCTGATCGGCGGCAGCGCGGGATTGGTGCGCGCCTATGCCAGCTCGATGCGCCGGGATCTGACGCCGCAGGACGAGGCAGAGCGCCTGACGCGCCTCTGCGCCGAGCAGGGGTTCACGGCAGCAAAGTTCCGCATCGGGGCAGAGTGCGGGCAGGACGTGGACCAATGGCCGGGCCGGACGGAAGCGGTCATCCCGGCGGTGACCGGCGCGCTCAAGGGGCTTGAGACGCTGGTCGATGCGAACTCGGGCTTTTCCGTCGCGCGGGCCATCGCGGTGGGCCGGATGCTGCAGGACCACGGCGTCGGGCATTATGAAGAGCCGGTGCCCTGGTGGGATCACACCGCCACCGCGCGGGTGACCGCCGCGCTGGAGATTGACGTGGCGGGCGGCGAGCAGGATGTCGAGGTGTCCGGCTTTGCCCGGATGATCGCGCAAAAGACCGTCGACGTGATCCAGCCCGACGTGATGTATCTGGGCGGACTGACCAAGACGCTGCACGTCTGCGGGCTGGCCGCCACGGCGGGGGTGCCGGTGACGCCGCACGCGGCGAATCTGGGGCTGGTGACCATGGCGACGATGCATTTGCTGCGGGCGATTCCGAACGCCGGCAAGTATCTCGAATTCTCGATCGAGGGCGATGACTACTACCCGTGGCAGCGCGATCTGTTTCTGGGCGATCCCTTTGCTGTCGAGGCCGGACACCTGCGGGTGAGCGACGCGCCCGGCTGGGGGATCGAGGTCAATCCGGCGTGGCTGGAGCAGGCGATCTATCAGGATGCGGGGGCGGGGGAGCAGACCGCCTATGCCAAGCTTTACCACGGGACGATGGCGCAGGGGCTTTGA